Proteins from a genomic interval of Pseudomonas silesiensis:
- a CDS encoding DUF2878 domain-containing protein, which produces MSRAWLIGNALWMQAAWWACVLSERHPWLLLPVVAGLLVHVAACPRPGDEATALVCVGLTGWMLDAGLGALGVFDFARQPLPLWLALLWLVLASGLRHSLAWARRPVWYGALLGLCGGPLAYLAGAPLAGVGLPWDTLGTALLLAPLWAVWMPLILRMAAPRS; this is translated from the coding sequence TTGAGCCGGGCCTGGTTGATCGGCAACGCGCTATGGATGCAGGCCGCCTGGTGGGCTTGCGTGCTGAGCGAACGGCATCCCTGGCTGCTACTGCCAGTGGTGGCAGGCCTGTTGGTGCATGTGGCTGCTTGCCCACGGCCGGGAGACGAAGCAACCGCACTGGTCTGCGTGGGGCTGACAGGCTGGATGCTGGATGCCGGCCTGGGTGCGCTGGGCGTCTTCGATTTTGCCCGGCAACCCCTGCCCCTATGGCTCGCCCTGCTCTGGTTGGTGCTGGCCAGTGGGCTTCGCCACAGCCTGGCCTGGGCTCGACGCCCTGTGTGGTACGGCGCGCTACTGGGCCTGTGCGGTGGACCTCTGGCTTACCTCGCCGGCGCACCGCTGGCCGGTGTCGGCCTGCCTTGGGACACCCTTGGCACGGCCCTGCTGCTCGCGCCACTGTGGGCGGTCTGGATGCCGCTCATCCTGCGAATGGCTGCGCCCCGCTCATGA
- a CDS encoding DUF3833 domain-containing protein, translating into MRQILVLLVSLLLVSCNNIGVEHYARERPTLDLVAFFSRPVQAWGMFQNRSGEVVKRFHVRIESRVEGRQLILDERFLYSDGTRQRRVWTLEPAGAGHWRGRADDVIGEARGEVAGNALRWRYRLDLPVDGRHWEVDLDDWMYLMDEDTMINRSSMSKLGVELGQVTLFFRRQPQSLP; encoded by the coding sequence ATGCGTCAAATACTGGTACTGCTCGTTAGCCTGTTGCTGGTCAGCTGTAACAACATTGGCGTGGAGCACTACGCAAGGGAGCGACCGACCCTGGATCTGGTGGCGTTCTTCTCCCGGCCGGTACAGGCCTGGGGTATGTTCCAGAATCGCTCGGGCGAGGTGGTCAAGCGTTTCCATGTCCGGATCGAAAGCCGCGTCGAGGGTCGGCAGCTGATCCTCGACGAGCGTTTTCTCTACAGCGATGGCACGCGTCAGCGGCGCGTCTGGACGCTGGAACCGGCCGGCGCCGGGCATTGGCGTGGTCGTGCGGACGACGTAATCGGAGAGGCCAGGGGCGAGGTCGCTGGCAACGCGCTGCGCTGGCGCTATCGTCTTGACCTGCCGGTTGACGGCAGGCATTGGGAAGTTGATCTGGACGACTGGATGTACTTGATGGACGAAGACACGATGATCAATCGCTCGAGCATGAGCAAGCTTGGCGTCGAGTTGGGACAAGTGACCCTGTTCTTCCGCCGCCAGCCGCAGTCGCTTCCGTGA
- a CDS encoding chalcone isomerase family protein, whose protein sequence is MNVADSRRFLVHRRSRCWLFALVLALPAWADGNPALPDGRLVGSGDFTWFGVNLYTARLWSAGLPLTWDQPFALELTYHRAFSRDTLVEASLKEMRRMAGARPEDSTLQRWSSEMRGAFVDVRPGMRITGVYHPGFGCSFFVDGQLRRRVEDPAFARAFFDIWLDPRTRDQQLRQQLLGIVGPAE, encoded by the coding sequence ATGAACGTGGCTGATTCCAGACGCTTTCTCGTACATCGTCGGTCGAGATGCTGGCTGTTCGCGCTAGTACTGGCCTTACCTGCCTGGGCGGATGGGAATCCCGCGCTGCCCGATGGGCGTCTGGTGGGCAGCGGCGACTTCACCTGGTTCGGCGTAAATCTATACACCGCGCGGTTGTGGAGCGCTGGGTTGCCGCTGACCTGGGATCAGCCCTTTGCACTCGAACTGACTTACCACCGTGCCTTTTCCAGGGACACGCTGGTGGAGGCCAGTCTCAAGGAAATGCGTCGCATGGCAGGGGCTCGTCCAGAGGACTCAACTCTCCAACGCTGGTCCAGTGAAATGCGTGGCGCCTTCGTCGATGTGCGGCCCGGAATGCGGATTACCGGGGTCTACCATCCAGGCTTTGGCTGCAGTTTCTTCGTCGACGGCCAGCTGCGTCGGCGGGTCGAGGACCCTGCATTCGCCCGCGCCTTCTTCGACATCTGGCTTGATCCGCGCACCCGGGATCAGCAATTGCGTCAACAACTGCTGGGGATAGTCGGGCCGGCGGAGTGA
- a CDS encoding GNAT family N-acetyltransferase, with product MDFITVDFDKSIDRTAFDCEVHPALNAYIAQQASQDEKRNVSRTFMYLQDGILLGYYTLANAAVALDQLSDEMKKRMPRYPMPAVLLSRLAVDKSMQKKGLGQRLMADFFRRVYAVSKHSGVAFIVVDAKDEAAAAYYQNLQFVPSKDNPLRLVLSASTIIQGMREQEAK from the coding sequence ATGGATTTCATCACTGTCGACTTCGATAAGTCGATTGATCGCACTGCGTTCGATTGCGAAGTGCATCCGGCCCTCAATGCATACATTGCCCAGCAGGCTAGCCAGGACGAAAAGCGTAACGTCTCCAGAACATTCATGTATCTGCAAGACGGCATTTTGCTGGGCTACTACACGCTGGCCAACGCCGCTGTAGCGCTCGATCAGCTCAGTGATGAGATGAAAAAGAGAATGCCCCGGTATCCGATGCCGGCAGTGCTGTTGAGCCGACTGGCCGTCGACAAGAGCATGCAGAAGAAGGGGCTTGGTCAGCGGTTGATGGCTGATTTCTTTCGCCGCGTGTACGCGGTGTCGAAGCATTCTGGCGTGGCTTTCATCGTTGTTGATGCGAAAGATGAGGCTGCTGCAGCTTACTACCAGAACCTGCAGTTCGTGCCCTCGAAGGACAATCCGCTACGCCTTGTTTTGTCTGCGTCTACGATCATCCAAGGGATGCGTGAGCAGGAAGCCAAGTAG
- the purC gene encoding phosphoribosylaminoimidazolesuccinocarboxamide synthase, translating into MEKREELYRGKAKSVYKTDDADRLILLFRNDTSAFDGKRIEQLDRKGMVNNKFNAFIMQKLEAAGVPTQFDKLLGDNECLVKKLDMIPVECVVRNYAAGSLVKRLGVEEGMKLNPYTFELFLKDDAKGDPFINESHVVAFGWGTAEQLVRMKELSLKVNEVLSKLFDDAGLLLVDFKLEFGVFSDGSIVLGDEFSPDGCRLWDKATGKKMDKDRFRQGLGDVIEAYEEVANRLGVPL; encoded by the coding sequence ATGGAAAAACGTGAAGAACTCTACCGCGGCAAAGCCAAATCGGTTTACAAGACCGACGACGCTGACCGCTTGATCCTGCTGTTTCGCAACGACACCTCGGCGTTCGACGGCAAGCGCATCGAGCAGCTCGACCGCAAAGGCATGGTGAACAACAAGTTCAACGCCTTCATCATGCAGAAACTCGAAGCGGCCGGCGTGCCGACCCAATTCGACAAACTGCTGGGCGACAACGAATGCCTGGTAAAAAAACTCGACATGATCCCGGTCGAGTGCGTTGTGCGTAACTACGCCGCCGGCAGCCTGGTCAAGCGCCTGGGCGTCGAAGAAGGCATGAAGCTCAACCCTTACACCTTCGAACTGTTCCTGAAGGACGACGCCAAGGGCGACCCGTTCATCAACGAATCCCACGTCGTGGCCTTCGGTTGGGGCACCGCCGAGCAACTGGTTCGCATGAAAGAACTGTCGCTCAAGGTCAACGAAGTCCTGAGCAAACTGTTCGACGACGCCGGCCTGCTGCTGGTCGACTTCAAACTCGAATTCGGCGTGTTCAGCGACGGCTCCATCGTCCTGGGCGACGAATTCAGCCCGGACGGCTGCCGCCTGTGGGACAAGGCCACCGGCAAGAAAATGGACAAGGACCGCTTCCGCCAGGGCCTCGGTGACGTCATCGAAGCCTACGAAGAAGTCGCCAATCGTCTGGGCGTACCGCTTTAA
- a CDS encoding MBL fold metallo-hydrolase, with protein sequence MRFAVLGSGSQGNGTLIASADTYVLVDCGFSLRETEKRLLRLGVNPAQLSAILVTHEHADHVHGVGLLSRRYNLPVYLSRGTLRGMRKPIEPAGLLAGGEQLQIGNLNIGVIAVAHDAQEPTQYVFSDGERRFGLLTDLGSYCNKVLDGYRDLDALMIESNHCRDMLARGHYPYFLKQRVGGELGHLNNHQAAFLVSELGWQGLQHLVLAHLSSKNNLPQLARQCFVDTLGCDPDWLQLADQDSGLDWRHIA encoded by the coding sequence ATGCGTTTTGCCGTTCTCGGCAGCGGTAGCCAAGGGAACGGCACGCTGATAGCCAGCGCTGACACGTACGTGCTGGTGGATTGTGGTTTCTCCCTGCGGGAAACCGAAAAACGCCTGTTGCGCCTGGGTGTAAACCCGGCGCAACTGAGCGCGATACTCGTGACCCACGAACATGCCGATCATGTGCATGGCGTGGGTTTGCTGTCTCGGCGTTACAATCTGCCTGTCTACCTCAGTCGCGGCACACTGCGCGGGATGCGCAAACCGATTGAACCGGCCGGTCTCCTGGCGGGCGGCGAGCAACTGCAGATCGGCAACCTGAACATCGGTGTCATTGCCGTGGCCCACGATGCGCAGGAGCCGACGCAATACGTCTTCAGTGACGGTGAGCGGCGCTTCGGCCTGCTGACCGACCTGGGTTCCTATTGCAACAAGGTGCTGGACGGCTATCGGGACCTCGATGCATTGATGATCGAGTCCAACCATTGCCGTGACATGCTGGCTCGCGGTCACTACCCCTACTTTCTCAAGCAGCGGGTGGGCGGCGAGCTGGGACATTTGAACAACCACCAGGCGGCATTCCTGGTGTCCGAGTTGGGCTGGCAAGGCCTGCAACACCTGGTCCTGGCCCATCTGAGCAGCAAGAACAACCTGCCGCAGCTGGCCCGGCAATGTTTTGTCGACACCCTCGGGTGCGACCCGGACTGGCTGCAACTGGCCGATCAAGATTCAGGGCTCGACTGGCGACACATCGCCTAG
- the bamC gene encoding outer membrane protein assembly factor BamC — MKRLAGLSALALIISSTSGCGWVWGPEGYFRDRGSDYLEAQQTAPMQLPPDVTTAKRLDPLLPIPRNVADDTAKGEYVVPRPQPLTAGADAAGAYSLQKTGDTRWIVAQSPPAEVWPVAVQFFQDNGFRLDEQRPQTGEFTTTWQHSDELSAAMAKRLSAAGVGTDGETRVRVRIEPGVQRNTSEVYVVSAQRPAGSTADVAFTNRSVNTGLDAALVDDMLASMSRTSEKGGSVSMLASRDFDTPSRVSLSEDGSGNPVLNVGTDLDRAWSSVGRALEQGEWRVEDINRSLGLYYINLAEKAEKADDKPGFFSSLFGSAPDKEAVEARAERYQVRLSKVGENVQVTVEKNINTVAPADVARKVLSVIQDNLG; from the coding sequence ATGAAGCGATTGGCCGGACTTTCCGCACTTGCCTTGATTATCTCCAGCACCAGTGGCTGTGGATGGGTCTGGGGCCCGGAAGGTTATTTCCGTGACCGTGGCAGCGATTACCTGGAAGCGCAACAGACTGCCCCGATGCAATTGCCGCCGGACGTCACCACCGCCAAACGTCTGGATCCACTGCTGCCGATCCCGCGCAACGTGGCCGACGACACCGCCAAGGGCGAATACGTCGTGCCGCGTCCACAGCCGCTGACCGCCGGAGCCGACGCCGCTGGCGCCTACTCGCTGCAGAAGACCGGTGACACGCGCTGGATCGTGGCCCAGAGCCCGCCGGCCGAAGTCTGGCCAGTGGCCGTGCAGTTCTTCCAGGACAACGGTTTCCGTCTGGACGAACAGCGCCCGCAAACCGGTGAATTCACCACCACCTGGCAACATTCCGATGAACTGTCGGCTGCGATGGCCAAGCGCCTGAGCGCCGCCGGTGTCGGCACTGACGGCGAAACCCGCGTGCGGGTCCGCATCGAGCCAGGCGTTCAGCGCAACACCAGTGAAGTCTATGTGGTCAGCGCCCAGCGTCCTGCCGGCAGCACCGCCGACGTGGCCTTCACCAACCGTTCGGTCAACACTGGCCTGGACGCGGCACTGGTCGACGACATGCTCGCAAGCATGAGCCGTACGTCGGAGAAGGGCGGTTCGGTCTCCATGCTGGCTTCCCGTGATTTCGATACGCCAAGTCGCGTCAGCCTGAGCGAAGACGGCAGCGGCAACCCTGTACTGAACGTCGGTACGGACCTGGATCGTGCCTGGTCAAGCGTCGGTCGTGCGCTGGAGCAGGGCGAATGGCGGGTTGAAGACATCAACCGCAGCCTGGGCCTGTACTACATCAACCTGGCGGAAAAAGCCGAGAAGGCAGACGACAAGCCTGGCTTCTTCAGCAGCCTGTTCGGCAGCGCGCCGGACAAGGAAGCCGTCGAAGCCCGTGCCGAGCGTTATCAGGTTCGCCTGAGCAAGGTTGGCGAAAACGTCCAGGTCACCGTCGAGAAGAACATCAACACCGTGGCGCCGGCTGACGTGGCGCGCAAAGTGTTGAGCGTGATTCAGGACAACCTGGGCTGA
- the dapA gene encoding 4-hydroxy-tetrahydrodipicolinate synthase — translation MIAGSMVALVTPMDAQGRLDWDSLSKLVDFHLQNGTHAIVAVGTTGESATLDVNEHIEVIRYVVKQVAGRIPVIAGTGANSTREAIELTTNAKMAGADACLLVTPYYNKPTQEGLYQHFKAIAEAVDIPQILYNVPGRTACDMLAETVIRLSTVKNIIGIKEATGDLSRAKAIIDGVSKDFLVVSGDDATAVELMLLGGKGNISVTANVAPRDMADMCNAALKGDAVTARAIHEKLMPLNKTLFIESNPIPVKWALHEMGLMPDGIRLPLTWLSAACHEPLRQAMRQSGVLV, via the coding sequence ATGATTGCGGGCAGTATGGTGGCACTGGTCACACCCATGGATGCACAAGGTCGTCTCGACTGGGACAGCTTGAGCAAACTGGTGGACTTTCACCTGCAAAACGGCACCCACGCCATCGTGGCGGTCGGCACTACAGGTGAATCGGCCACCCTTGACGTGAACGAGCACATCGAAGTGATTCGTTACGTGGTGAAGCAGGTTGCAGGGCGCATTCCGGTGATCGCCGGGACTGGCGCGAACTCGACTCGCGAAGCCATCGAGCTGACCACCAATGCGAAGATGGCCGGTGCCGATGCCTGCCTGCTGGTGACGCCGTATTACAACAAGCCGACCCAGGAAGGCCTGTACCAGCACTTCAAGGCGATCGCCGAAGCCGTCGACATCCCGCAGATCCTGTATAACGTGCCTGGCCGCACCGCGTGCGACATGCTGGCCGAGACCGTGATCCGCCTGTCGACCGTGAAGAACATCATCGGCATCAAGGAAGCCACCGGCGACCTGTCCCGTGCCAAAGCCATCATCGATGGCGTCAGCAAGGACTTCCTGGTGGTATCCGGCGACGACGCTACCGCCGTCGAGCTGATGCTGCTGGGCGGCAAAGGCAATATCTCGGTGACCGCCAACGTTGCGCCGCGCGACATGGCCGACATGTGCAATGCCGCGCTGAAGGGCGATGCCGTCACCGCCCGCGCGATCCACGAAAAGCTGATGCCGCTCAATAAAACCCTGTTTATCGAATCCAACCCTATTCCCGTGAAGTGGGCGCTGCATGAAATGGGCTTGATGCCGGACGGTATCCGTCTGCCGCTCACCTGGCTCAGTGCTGCCTGTCACGAACCGCTGCGGCAGGCCATGCGCCAGTCCGGCGTCCTGGTTTAA
- a CDS encoding glycine cleavage system protein R: protein MSTPTVREQFLVISALGANPMELTNVLCRASHENRCAVVTSRLTRHGECSALVLEISGSWDALARLEGSLSSLAKKHAFTVNVVRSAALENRPQALPYVAYVSSAYRSDIINELCQFFMDHNVELENLTCDTYQAPQTGGTMLNATFTVTLPAGVQISWLRDQFLDFADALNLDALIEPWRPQNPM, encoded by the coding sequence ATGTCCACCCCCACAGTTCGCGAACAATTCCTTGTCATCAGTGCCCTCGGCGCCAACCCCATGGAGCTGACTAACGTCCTGTGCCGCGCCAGCCATGAAAACCGCTGCGCCGTGGTTACCTCTCGCCTGACCCGTCATGGCGAGTGCAGTGCGTTGGTCCTTGAGATCTCCGGCAGCTGGGACGCCCTGGCGCGCCTCGAAGGCAGCCTGTCGAGCCTGGCCAAGAAGCACGCCTTCACCGTCAATGTGGTGCGCAGTGCGGCGCTGGAGAATCGTCCCCAGGCGCTGCCGTACGTCGCTTATGTCAGCTCGGCCTACCGCTCGGACATCATCAACGAGCTGTGCCAGTTTTTCATGGACCACAACGTCGAGCTGGAAAACCTGACCTGCGACACCTATCAGGCACCCCAGACCGGCGGCACCATGCTCAATGCCACGTTTACCGTGACCTTGCCGGCCGGCGTGCAGATCAGCTGGCTGCGCGATCAGTTCCTGGACTTCGCCGACGCGCTGAACCTGGACGCCCTGATCGAACCGTGGCGCCCACAAAACCCAATGTAA
- a CDS encoding peroxiredoxin, with protein MAVAIDQPVADFEASATNGQTVSLANLKGKQVVIYFYPKDSTPGCTTQGQGFRDQLDAFKAANTEVFGVSRDSLKSHENFKAKQAFTFELISDKEEALCQLFDVIKLKKLYGKEYMGVDRSTFLIDKDGVLRQEWRGVKVPGHVDAVLAAAQALNEA; from the coding sequence ATGGCCGTTGCCATCGACCAACCGGTTGCCGATTTCGAAGCATCCGCCACCAATGGGCAGACCGTCAGCCTCGCCAACCTGAAAGGCAAGCAAGTCGTCATCTACTTCTATCCGAAGGACAGCACGCCGGGCTGCACCACCCAGGGCCAGGGTTTTCGCGATCAGCTTGACGCTTTTAAAGCGGCCAATACCGAAGTCTTCGGCGTGTCCCGCGACAGCCTGAAATCCCACGAGAACTTCAAGGCCAAGCAGGCGTTCACCTTTGAGCTGATCAGCGACAAGGAAGAAGCGCTGTGTCAGCTGTTTGATGTGATCAAGTTGAAGAAGCTGTATGGCAAGGAATACATGGGGGTTGATCGCAGCACGTTCCTGATTGATAAGGATGGGGTGCTGCGTCAGGAATGGCGCGGGGTGAAGGTGCCGGGGCATGTGGATGCCGTTCTGGCGGCGGCGCAGGCGTTGAACGAGGCCTGA
- a CDS encoding sulfurtransferase TusA family protein — protein MTDAVAHDAELDASGLNCPLPLLKAKLELNRMASGAVLKVIATDAGSQRDFRTFARLAGHTLLREEDEAGVYRYWLKKA, from the coding sequence ATGACCGACGCTGTAGCCCATGACGCCGAACTCGACGCCAGCGGCCTCAATTGCCCGCTACCGTTACTCAAGGCCAAGCTGGAACTCAATCGCATGGCCAGCGGCGCGGTGCTCAAGGTAATCGCCACGGATGCGGGCTCGCAGCGCGACTTTCGCACCTTTGCCCGATTGGCCGGTCATACGCTGCTGCGCGAAGAAGATGAGGCGGGTGTTTACCGCTACTGGTTGAAAAAAGCCTGA
- a CDS encoding M48 family metalloprotease, with translation MTFLRPTLLTLACLLASPGFADDLPSLGDASSAIVSPQQEHQLGRAWLAMLRSQVSQLNDPQLKDYVESSVYRLVETSQVNDRRLEFILINSPQLNAFAAPGGIVGVNGGLFLNAQTEGEYASVMAHELAHLSQRHFARGVEAQQRMQVPMMAALLAGIVIAAAGAGDAGIAAIAGSQAAAIQEQRRFSRQNEQEADRIGILNLEKAGYDPRSMPTMFERLSRQYRFDAKPPEFLLTHPVTESRIADTRNRAEQAKPGGIEDSMRYQLIRARVQLIYEETPGLGAKRFRAQLDENPKNDVARYGLAIAQIKGGQLNEARENLASLLAKSPNEIIYNLAQVDLDITNNRLPDAQSRVDRMLTQYPGNYPLNSVRVDLLLKQNRAPEAEKALESLLKNRPYDPDVWYMVAETRGLSGNIIGLHQARAEYFALVGDYRQAIQQLDFAKRKAGTNFPLSSRIDARQRELMEQERMIKDMMG, from the coding sequence ATGACATTTCTGCGCCCTACCCTGCTGACGCTCGCTTGCCTGCTCGCCTCTCCGGGCTTCGCCGACGACCTGCCGTCACTCGGCGACGCCAGTTCTGCCATCGTCTCGCCGCAACAGGAGCACCAGTTGGGCCGGGCCTGGCTGGCGATGTTACGTAGCCAGGTGTCCCAGCTAAACGATCCACAGCTCAAGGACTACGTCGAATCCAGCGTCTACCGCCTGGTGGAGACCAGCCAGGTCAATGACCGGCGCCTGGAATTCATTCTGATCAACAGCCCGCAGCTCAACGCCTTCGCGGCACCGGGGGGCATTGTCGGGGTCAACGGCGGTTTGTTCCTCAATGCCCAGACCGAAGGCGAATACGCCTCGGTCATGGCTCACGAATTGGCTCACTTGTCGCAGCGCCACTTTGCCCGTGGCGTCGAAGCCCAACAGCGGATGCAGGTACCGATGATGGCCGCCCTGCTGGCCGGGATCGTGATTGCCGCTGCCGGCGCCGGCGATGCCGGGATCGCCGCCATTGCCGGTTCGCAGGCGGCGGCGATCCAGGAACAGCGACGCTTCTCGCGGCAGAACGAACAGGAAGCCGACCGTATCGGCATCCTCAATCTGGAAAAGGCCGGTTACGACCCGCGCTCGATGCCGACCATGTTCGAGCGCTTGTCGCGCCAATACCGCTTCGACGCCAAGCCACCGGAATTCCTGCTGACTCACCCGGTGACCGAATCGCGGATCGCCGACACCCGCAACCGTGCCGAACAGGCCAAGCCGGGCGGTATTGAAGACAGCATGCGTTACCAGCTGATTCGTGCCCGGGTCCAACTGATCTACGAAGAAACCCCGGGCCTGGGGGCCAAGCGCTTCCGTGCCCAGCTGGATGAAAATCCGAAAAACGATGTCGCGCGTTACGGCCTGGCAATCGCCCAGATCAAGGGTGGCCAGTTGAACGAAGCCCGGGAAAACCTGGCGTCGCTGCTGGCCAAGTCGCCGAACGAGATCATCTATAACCTGGCCCAGGTCGATCTGGACATCACCAACAATCGGCTGCCCGATGCTCAGTCCCGGGTGGACCGGATGTTGACCCAGTATCCGGGCAACTATCCGCTCAACTCAGTGCGTGTCGACTTGCTGCTCAAGCAAAACCGGGCGCCCGAAGCGGAGAAAGCCCTGGAGAGCCTGCTCAAGAATCGGCCGTACGATCCGGACGTCTGGTACATGGTGGCCGAGACCCGTGGTTTGTCGGGCAACATCATTGGCCTGCACCAGGCCCGCGCCGAATACTTCGCCCTGGTCGGCGACTACCGCCAGGCCATTCAGCAACTGGACTTCGCCAAGCGCAAGGCCGGCACCAACTTCCCGTTGTCGTCGCGGATCGACGCGCGGCAACGGGAGTTGATGGAGCAGGAGCGCATGATCAAGGACATGATGGGCTGA
- a CDS encoding DegQ family serine endoprotease, producing the protein MSILSLKSYLSVVATVLVLGQAVPAQAVELPDFTQLVEQASPAVVNISTTQKLPDRKVNEQMPDLEGLPPMLREFFERGMPPQPRTPRGDRQREAQSLGSGFIISSDGYILTNNHVIADADEILVRLADRSELKAKLVGTDPRSDVALLKIEGKDLPVLKLGKSQDLKAGQWVVAIGSPFGFDHTVTQGIVSAVGRSLPNENYVPFIQTDVPINPGNSGGPLFNLAGEVVGINSQIYTRSGGFMGVSFAIPIDVAMDVSNQLKTGGKVSRGWLGVVIQEVNKDLAESFGLEKPAGALVAQIQDDGPAAKGGLQVGDVILSMNGQPIVMSADLPHLVGALKSGSKADLEVIREGKRKNVQLTVGAIPEEGKELDALPKSSVERSSNRLGVAVAELTAEQKKTYDLKGGVVIKEVQDGPAALIGLQPGDVITHLNNQAIGSTKEFTDIAEALPKNRSVSMRVLRQGRASFITFKLAE; encoded by the coding sequence ATGTCGATACTCAGTTTGAAGTCTTATCTCTCCGTTGTTGCCACCGTCCTGGTGCTTGGCCAGGCGGTTCCTGCGCAAGCGGTCGAACTGCCTGATTTTACGCAGTTGGTCGAGCAGGCCTCGCCGGCGGTCGTGAACATCAGTACCACGCAGAAACTGCCAGACCGAAAAGTGAACGAGCAGATGCCCGACCTTGAGGGCTTGCCGCCGATGCTGCGTGAGTTCTTCGAGCGCGGCATGCCGCCTCAACCACGTACGCCACGGGGTGATCGTCAGCGTGAAGCCCAGTCCCTGGGGTCGGGGTTCATCATCTCGTCCGACGGCTACATCCTGACCAACAACCATGTAATTGCCGATGCCGACGAAATCCTCGTCCGCCTGGCTGACCGCAGCGAATTGAAAGCCAAGCTGGTCGGCACCGATCCGCGTTCCGACGTGGCCCTGCTGAAAATCGAAGGCAAGGACCTTCCGGTGCTCAAGCTCGGTAAATCCCAGGACCTGAAGGCCGGCCAATGGGTAGTGGCGATCGGCTCGCCGTTCGGTTTCGACCACACTGTGACCCAGGGCATCGTCAGCGCCGTCGGTCGTAGCCTGCCGAACGAAAACTATGTGCCGTTCATCCAGACCGACGTGCCGATCAACCCGGGTAACTCCGGTGGTCCGCTGTTCAACCTGGCGGGCGAGGTAGTAGGGATCAACTCGCAGATCTACACCCGTTCCGGCGGCTTCATGGGCGTGTCGTTCGCGATTCCGATCGACGTGGCCATGGACGTTTCCAACCAGCTGAAAACCGGCGGCAAAGTCAGTCGTGGCTGGTTGGGCGTGGTCATTCAGGAAGTGAACAAGGACCTGGCCGAGTCGTTCGGTCTCGAGAAGCCTGCCGGTGCGCTGGTAGCGCAGATCCAGGATGACGGCCCGGCGGCCAAGGGTGGCCTGCAAGTCGGCGACGTAATCCTGAGCATGAACGGCCAACCGATCGTCATGTCTGCCGATCTGCCGCACCTGGTCGGCGCGCTGAAGTCCGGCTCGAAGGCTGATCTGGAAGTGATCCGCGAAGGCAAGCGCAAGAATGTCCAGCTGACGGTGGGCGCTATTCCCGAAGAGGGCAAAGAGCTGGACGCCCTGCCAAAATCCAGTGTCGAGCGCAGCAGCAATCGCCTGGGCGTTGCCGTGGCCGAGCTGACCGCCGAGCAGAAGAAAACCTACGACCTCAAGGGTGGCGTGGTCATCAAGGAAGTTCAGGACGGTCCTGCTGCCCTGATCGGCTTGCAGCCTGGCGATGTGATCACTCACCTGAACAATCAGGCGATTGGCTCCACCAAGGAGTTCACCGACATCGCCGAGGCACTGCCAAAGAACCGTTCGGTATCGATGCGGGTTCTGCGTCAAGGTCGCGCCAGCTTCATCACCTTCAAGCTGGCTGAATAG